CGGGTCCGAACAACCCGCCCGGGCCGGGGCGCCCCCCCTCGAACACTCGGGCCATGTAGGCGCCAAAGGGTTTTGCGAGGGCGACGAGGAGGCCGATGAGGAGCGCAATCTGGAGCAGGCCTGAGGAGGTCATTGGAGCTTCTCGGGCTTGAGCAGCGCGAAGAGGAGGTAGAGGAGCAGAGCGGCAGCGGCCGCCGCTCCCAGGACGTGCATTCCATTCATAGGTCACCCCACCTGTCTCCGGGATCTTCGCGGGACCATTCCTCCCAGCCCCTCTTTCCCCATCTGTACAGGGAGTAGATGATCAGCAGGCCGATCAGGGACGAAACGATGGTCTTTATGGTTGCCATGGATTCGACCTACAGTCTGTCCAGCCGGTCTATGAGGGACCAGAAAAAGCAGAAAATGGCGAGGCTCAAGGCGATCAGCGCGGCGTCCACGGGGCTCTCCTCCTTGCATCCGCTCAGATCATGGGGCCGGATGCGTCAAGGAGGTGCAAAGAAGGGGGCCGCGCGCATCAAGAAAGGGTCAAGACGCGAGGATCCGCCGCGAAGGGCCGGGTCGAAACGGGTCTCGAGGGCGGGGCGACCGCAGGACGTGCCGGGGCAGGGCCTGGAACCGCGGCCTGGTGGGCCGTGAGGGGACTCGCGCCCGGCGGGAGTTGTCCAGCGGGCGGCGGAAAGGCCCTTGCGGCCCACAAGGGGTTTCGCAAGAGCCTGCTAAAGGACCGAGAGGGCCTCCTCGAGGTCGGCCATGATGTCGTCGGCGCGCTCGATGCCGATGCTGATGCGGATCCCTCCCGGGTCCAGGCCCGCGGCCACTTGCGCCTCCACGGGAAGGGGAGCGTGGGTCATGGAGGCGGGGTGTTCGATGAGGGTCCGGATCTGTCCCAGGGAGACCGCCAGGGTCACGGAGAGAGCGTGATCGGCCAGGTGGTCCATCATCTTCCGGCCGGCTTCCCGGGCCTGCTCGGGGGTCCCCTTGAGGATGAAGTAGATCATGATGCCCGGGGCGAAGTTCCCATCGGGGTCGAGCATCTGCTTG
This is a stretch of genomic DNA from Acidobacteriota bacterium. It encodes these proteins:
- a CDS encoding potassium-transporting ATPase subunit F encodes the protein MNGMHVLGAAAAAALLLYLLFALLKPEKLQ